Genomic DNA from Channa argus isolate prfri chromosome 2, Channa argus male v1.0, whole genome shotgun sequence:
ttattacatttaggtTTTCACTGTTAATAGTTTTTCCCTAGTGGACTATTCTGAAACTGATGATACAGACGAAGGCTATATAAACGATGGCTCTCATACAGTCAtccaaattaacaaaattacagaaaacattctgGTATGTCTTAAATTCCAGTAAAATGTTCATAGTGTCAAGTGTATAGCATGTGTGTAGCATCAAGTGTTAAAATCCTTGTCCTGtgattgatttttataaaacattaacaaaaattgATTGCCATACCTTAACATTACACCCATTTTGCAGGATAGTGTACCAGATCATTCTGATTTTCTCCAAGATTCAAAGAGTGAGACTGTAGTGGATGAAACTGATAATGAGGATAATGCTGTTCCTAAGCTTAGAAGAACAAAAAGCATTCTGGTATGTCTCTGACAAAATATCGTGTCAGTTCTGTTAATACCAACTAAGTGGATAAGGCAATTTCCAAGCATTTCCCctgtaatgatttttatttaacataactgTTTTTGCAGATGAATAGAATACCACATTTTTCTGATGCACTCTATGATTCAAGTGATGACAGCACAGAGTGTCCTTCATCATCACAATCTAAAAAGGCTTTCCAAAGGCCAAGAAGAAGGTGTTGCCATCCTGTaagtctattttattttttatcttaccCTTTAATGCTATTAGTTAGTGGGCAGTGCAATTCAAACTCAGAATTATAATATTGTGCCTTTGTGAATatgtttgcataatttaaacacttgcacttttaccggagaagtcattttttaaactacGCCTGCGCAGTTTTATGCTGTAGATTCAAAtagtttgcaattttttttgtcccaatAGTTTAACATATCTCAAATTTGTGAATTTACTTTGAATGAAAGTAATTTCACTTAATGCCCCTATAGAGAGTATACTATTCTAACAGGCAGTTGACAAAAGTGTAGCCAAGTTGTCACACTAACACAATAATTTGTAGGGAAAGatattaacaacatttttttttttctttaaaagattgAAGATAGTCTTATACAATCAGATGAAGCAAGTGGAGAAAGCGAAGAGGAGTATATTCCAAATCCCAGGGAAGAAAGCACAGACAGTGATGGTAGCTTGGAATTATCccttgaaaaaaagagagagaacaacatTGGATCTACTAGTCAGAGAAGAAGCAAGTCTTCTAGTCAGACCCAGTCTGAGTCTAGTCAGAGCAGAAACATAGTTGTTGCAAGTTGTGATTCCACACAAAGATTTCCTGAAGGCACAGCTGATGCAAATGAGGATGAAACTGCACTCCTTGAAGAGccatctgtttttgttaatcCAGTTTTGAAAAAGGAGGATGGGTCAAGgagatataataaaaaacatcagtgctTGTACTGTGGACAAGTAGTTCAGAAAATGTCAAGACATTTGATgcgtaaacacaaaaatatgattGATGTTGCCAAAGCTTTTAGTTTGCCAAAGAACTCAAAAGAAAGGCGACTGCAATTAGATTATATCCGAAATAAGGGGAACTTTGAGCACAACACTGAAGTTTTGGAGAGCCACAAAGGCAAACTCATCCCATGGAAacaaccaaagaaaagaaaagaaggacagGAATATACACATTGTGTGTACTGCTATGGATTGTTCACAAAAACAGTGATGTGGCGACATTTCAAGGTCTGCAGGTTCAAGCCTCAGGGGAAGCCATCTAAACCAGGAAAAACAAGAGTCCAGGCATTGTGTGCTTTTGCTGAACCTGTTCCACCTGGATTAAGTGAAGCATACTGGAAGTTCTTAAGTGATATGAATCAAGACAAGATTGCAGTAGCAGTTAAAGAAGACAACTGCATTCTACAGTATGGTTACAGGCTGTTTATGAAGAATGAGAAGGTAATCAGCCAACATCAGTACATTCGACAAAAGCTGAGAGAGCTTGGTAGACTGCTATTGGAAGCAAAAAAGATTGCACTTGTGAAGACTATCAAAGATCTCATAAAACCTGAAAAGTACAATCATGTTGTCACTGCTGCAAGATGCCTGGCTGGATTTAGTGATGAAACTGGCAGATATCAACGTCCATCTCTTGCTCGCAAAGTGGGACACAGCTTGCATTCTTTGGCCATGTTTCTCAAGTCTGAAGGATTAAAGAACAAAGATAAACAAACTGTCAAGGATGCTGAGGATTTTGCACAGCTATACCAAGAGAGTTGGAAATTTGACATTGCAAGCCAAGCACTAACCCAGCTTGACCAGACCAAGTGGAATTCTCCTCAACTTCTACCATTCACACAGGATGTCCAGAATCTTCATTGCTACTTGTCTGGAAAACAGCGGAAACAATTGAATGCCCTGAAAGAAGAGCCTTCACCCTCAAACTGGAAAGACCTTGCTAGAGTGACACTGGCACAAGTTATTCTCTTTAACCGCCGGAGAGCAGGAGAGGTATCCAGAATGCCTTTGTCAGTGTACTTATCAAGAGACacatcagaaacacatgaaGATGTTAACTTGGCCCTTACAGCACTCGAGCAGAagctttgcaaacattttattcgGATAACCATAGtaggaaagagaggaaggaaagttCCTGTTCTCCTCACTCCAGACATGAGAGAATCACTTGATACTCTGACTGAAAAGCGAGAAGAATGTGGAGTGTTTAATGAAAATGGATACTTGTTTGCATTACCACAATCTGTCCATTACCTCAGGGGTTCAGACTGCATTAGACAatttgtgaatgaatgtgatGACATAAAAACTCCCAAAGCACTAACCTCAACAAAACTCAGGAAACACATTGCTACCCTATCCACCGTTCTCAATCTCAAGACTACAGAACTTGACCAGTTGGCAGATTTTCTTGGGCATAACATTGAAGTACACAGAAAGCACTACCGTCTTCCAGAGGGCACCCTACAGCTAGCAAAAATAAGTAAAGTTCTCCTGGCAATGGAACAGGGACGGCTAGGAGAGTACAAAGGGAAGAGTCTGGATGAAATTCACCTTGATGTGAATGGTATTAAGACTTATtatatgtcaatgtaaaaaaaagaaacatttaaaaaggacaatttcTGTCTAAtcctacttttaaatgtttcactttaactAATTGACTTATGAAAAGGGCGAGTTTTGTAGATTAACTTTATCTACAGTCAGCAATTTATGCAGTACTTTATTACACTCTTGATCACATCAGTTTTCAGCTTTCCAATTCATTTTATCAattaacattttagaaactgttGACATGGAGGAGTGTTCACAAGAGGACATAGAAGGTATGTATGTTGTTTTATCTTAAGTGGTTGGAATGAATGATTTCTCAATGGATATGAATACTTTTGACTAGTGCATGTGGATTTTGTTTGGACGATTAAATGCTGGCAGGTTTCTGTAGCTATTGACCACATTTAGGAAtaattttgctatttttttaaagccagcATCTATTTTCTATAATGTAAAATAGTACATATGAGAATTCTTTTGTTTGGGGTGTCCTTATCAAGTTTTTAATCATGGGAAACTGTCAGTGGGAATTAATATTAAGGCACCGCTGTTTTCCACTCAAtagaaaaaagctgtaaactcCCTGTAGGGGTGCAGTTCTAGTGAAGTCAAAAAGCTTTTCACACATATTCCAAAGTTCAAAAGAATTCTTACAACTTACAACTATAAAGTAGTGTGGATCCAAgcctgttttaattatttatttttgcccatATATCaagttgcattttctgtgtaGTCCAACTGAGCTTCTCTAGGTGTGGGATATGGAAATCCAACCTGTTGAGAAAATTAagctaaaaaatataaacttataGTATCATtagtaattaacaaaataaagtaatttctaTGTTAATCTCAGCAGCAGTGCTTATATATTTGTTATGCTGTAACTGTCGTCATAGTTTTGTTATATATAGAttacattaaatcacatttgtttagcttttatcAAATGAAGAGTGAGCGGTTAGTTGGTATGTAGTACTGTTTGTGTGCTCAATATTTTGGTGTTTAAGCTGTGGACCTGCTGCTTGAAGGATTTGACCACAAAATTATTCTCCCACCCCAATTAGCAAACAACTGCACCAAAATTAAAGAGGAACAATGAGTaatttcacattatctttcaaaCTTATACAATATAGGAGTGGTCTGGGCATGTGCAAATCTCACCCCTTCATGCAGAACCAGACTTTTTAACCCTTGTAGGTTGCTAACATGTAAATTTGATTTAGCACAGCACACAAAACCATGGCAAAATGGAGAAATAGAAATTGTCAATCCCATATGATCAGTTATGCATGATAGCTCCAGTCAGCTTTACTAATAGCTACTTCATATGTTAGTTCTAAATAACTGTCTTAAGTACttgtagtaattttttttttactgtacccAGATTACGGTATTCCAGAAGAACAGGGGACCAAACATGTGGACAGTGTGGCATCCCATCAAGAAGGTACCATCATGGAGTTAGCTCATCATTAAGAGACACACTTgccatattaaattatattaatttatactAGCTATTCTTTTGAGCAATGTAAATCTATTGATTGATCTATTAATCTTGCATATCTaactctttattttctgtacacAGATACCAGTATGGCACTGGTTTCAGAGAATGAGGTCAGTGTGACATCCCTACAAGAATGTACCTCCTCATCAAGTGGCCAAAACCAGAGGAAGTTGGCTAAAAGGAGAGGTCAGCTTAGAATAGTGGTTCCTTCTTGGACCAGCAGGCCCTTTCGATTTCCAAGTTTCTTACCAGCACTTCCAGTTAGTACACAAGCAGATATTACTAGACTAGGACATCACCATCACAAAACGTTTAAAGTGCACTGCTCAAAAAATGCAGGTCATTGAAGGGCATCCGTGGGCATCACCCACTTCAGTGACGTAGTATATTTTGGTCTTGTTTATAACCAATGTGGAGTTGGGCATTAAGTGAAGTATATGAACTTTAAATCTCTAGGTAACAATTGCATTAACTATGGAAGGCTTTGAAGGGTGCACAATCAGTTTACTCGTGGAGTGAAGAATGGATATGTGCGAGATGGGGGATGGAGAGGAAGATGATACACATCATACatggtttctgtgtgtaggGGGTATAATGTCCCCATTTGGAGGTCTGTAAGTATACAGCAGTTTGGGTTTAACATAGTCTTTCCCAAAACTGAATGACTGTGGAGGAGTCCTTTATGGCCTTTGAACCAATTCAGTACTGCAGTGAATATGTGATTAATCTAgttgtgtttcctttcaggttaagatttgaagtttttaaatctaaaatataatatgatCTTCTTATGCACATTTAGGTAATcaaactgcagtgaaaagaaGCTGGACACCAGAGGAATGTGCTGCAGTAGAAAAGCATTTACGAAAATGTATAGTGATGAAACAAGTTCCAGGTAAGGTGGACTGTGAACGTTGCATTGCTGCAGAACCTCAAGCTCTGGGAAACCGAGACTGGAAAGCAGTTAAATACTTCATAAAAAATCGAATTACTACCATGAGAAGAAAGGTACAGTAGAAGAGCTTTAATGAACGGGTAGAAACACAAGGCTGGTCCTTTGTTCTATACTTTCTGTTGATGCCTGTTTGAAGGTAATCATGTTTTTCTCAGTTCCTTCACCATGCCCTCTTTGGTGTCTGTTCAGCTATGACATTTTATCACAAAATTCTTCCCACTACCCTACAGatctcaaatatttttcatttatgaagcaagaacacactacacacacatacagaatttTAGTTCAAGAGTATGGCTATGTTATTGGTTTACAGTTGGTGTCCTCTGTTCTGcagtctcttttgttttttctcattatgcaaaagcagaagtttacattcccttattttgaaatggtaaaaatggtaataaagtgattaacatttgatttgtatAAGCCAATTTTtgctctttcaaaataagttggATGCAAGTTTTTGCATCCAGCTATGTTAATATGTGCTCCATAAGCTCAAatccttgagtttttttttttttttttctgaaatgttttgtgtaaaacagcaaactgcagaaataaaagggaaaatcccTATACCGCGTGGTTTGGTAATTGAGAAGAGATTCAAGTTTGAGTATTCTAATATCGTCGTCTTCATAATGCTCTTATCTTTCATTAACTTGAAGtggcaaaatgtgaaatgtttggtGTAAAGGAATAACAGATGTGGAATAGAGAGAATGTAAAGTAGAATATAAATCCCTGATACTGccctgcattttctttaaaaacaaggtaaaggaaaaataacagaaCTAATTTCTCCAGATGAAGATTTTGTTCCCTGCTAAGACACGTAAACTggaaatatgcatgtgtgtgtgaaggtggatCTCATAAATACTGACCGTTAGAAAGAGACCccacaagcaacaaaaaaacgggcatgaaaaattaagttttatattctg
This window encodes:
- the LOC137115839 gene encoding uncharacterized protein, whose product is MNRIPHFSDALYDSSDDSTECPSSSQSKKAFQRPRRRCCHPIEDSLIQSDEASGESEEEYIPNPREESTDSDGSLELSLEKKRENNIGSTSQRRSKSSSQTQSESSQSRNIVVASCDSTQRFPEGTADANEDETALLEEPSVFVNPVLKKEDGSRRYNKKHQCLYCGQVVQKMSRHLMRKHKNMIDVAKAFSLPKNSKERRLQLDYIRNKGNFEHNTEVLESHKGKLIPWKQPKKRKEGQEYTHCVYCYGLFTKTVMWRHFKVCRFKPQGKPSKPGKTRVQALCAFAEPVPPGLSEAYWKFLSDMNQDKIAVAVKEDNCILQYGYRLFMKNEKVISQHQYIRQKLRELGRLLLEAKKIALVKTIKDLIKPEKYNHVVTAARCLAGFSDETGRYQRPSLARKVGHSLHSLAMFLKSEGLKNKDKQTVKDAEDFAQLYQESWKFDIASQALTQLDQTKWNSPQLLPFTQDVQNLHCYLSGKQRKQLNALKEEPSPSNWKDLARVTLAQVILFNRRRAGEVSRMPLSVYLSRDTSETHEDVNLALTALEQKLCKHFIRITIVGKRGRKVPVLLTPDMRESLDTLTEKREECGVFNENGYLFALPQSVHYLRGSDCIRQFVNECDDIKTPKALTSTKLRKHIATLSTVLNLKTTELDQLADFLGHNIEVHRKHYRLPEGTLQLAKISKVLLAMEQGRLGEYKGKSLDEIHLDVNETVDMEECSQEDIEDYGIPEEQGTKHVDSVASHQEDTSMALVSENEVIKLQ